The proteins below come from a single Papaver somniferum cultivar HN1 chromosome 11, ASM357369v1, whole genome shotgun sequence genomic window:
- the LOC113321930 gene encoding plasma membrane ATPase 4-like: MANKNISLEEIKNENIDLERIPVEEVFEQLKCSKDGLTTEEGENRIQIFGPNKLEEKKESKLLKFLGFMWNPLSWVMEIAAIMAIALANGGGKGPDFPDFIGIAVLLVINSTISFIEENNAGNAAAALMASLAPKTKVLRDGRWSEQEAAILVPGDIISIKLGDIVPADARLLEGDPLKIDQSALTGESLPVTKNPGDEVFSGSTCKQGEIEAIVIATGVHTFFGKAAHLVDSTNSVGHFQKVLTAIGNFCICSIAIGMVIEIIVMYPIQHRRYRDGIDNLLVLLIGGIPIAMPTVLSVTMAIGSHRLSEQGAITKRMTAIEEMAGMDVLCSDKTGTLTLNKLTVDKNLIEVFCNGVDKDGVVLIAAMASRVENQDAIDASIVGMLGDPKEARAGITEVHFLPFNPVEKRTAITYIDGQGNWHRASKGAPEQIIDLCNLKGDARNKAHQIIDKFAERGLRSLGVAKQTVPEKTKESAGAPWEFVGLLPLFDPPRHDSAETIRRALHLGVNVKMITGDQLAIGKETGRRLGMGTNMYPSSSLLGQSKDESIASIPIDELIEKADGFAGVFPEHKYEIVKKLQERKHICGMTGDGVNDAPALKKADIGIAVADATDAARGASDIVLTEPGLSVIISAVLTSRAIFQRMKNYTIYAVSITIRIVLGFLLIALIWKFDFSPFMVLIIAILNDGTIMTISKDRVKPSPLPDSWKLREIFATGIVLGTYLAVMTVVFFWVASDTDFFSKKLGVHSINGNKEELTMALYLQVSIVSQALIFVTRSRSWSFVERPGFLLVSAFLLAQLVASLIAVYANWEFANVKGIGWGWVGVIWIYSIIFYFPLDVLKFIIRYTLSGKAWDNMIENRTAFTSKKDYGRGEREAQWALAQRTLHGLQPPESQALFQDKNSYRELSEIAEQAKRRAEVARLRELHTLKGHVESVVKLKGLDIETIQQHYTV, encoded by the exons ATGGCTAACAAGAACATTAGCTtggaagaaatcaagaatgagaaCATCGATCTT GAACGCATTCCTGTTGAAGAAGTATTTGAACAGCTTAAATGTTCAAAAGATGGTTTAACGACTGAAGAGGGGGAGAACAGAATCCAAATTTTCGGTCCCAACAAGTTAGAGGAGAAGAAGGAAAGCAAACTTCTCAAATTCTTGGGTTTTATGTGGAATCCTCTATCATGGGTTATGGAGATTGCTGCCATCATGGCCATTGCTTTGGCTAATGGAGGG GGGAAAGGCCCAGATTTCccagacttcattggtattgcaGTGTTATTGGTAATTAACTCAACAATCAGCTTCATCGAAGAGAACAATGCTGGTAACGCAGCAGCAGCTCTGATGGCAAGTCTAGCTCCAAAAACAAAGGTATTAAGGGATGGAAGATGGAGTGAACAAGAAGCAGCGATCTTGGTACCAGGAGATATTATTAGTATCAAACTGGGTGATATTGTTCCAGCTGATGCGCGATTACTTGAAGGTGATCCTTTAAAGATTGATCAATCGGCACTGACTGGTGAATCTTTACCTGTAACTAAGAACCCCGGTGATGAAGTTTTCTCTGGTTCCACCTGTAAACAAGGTGAAATTGAAGCCATTGTTATCGCTACTGGTGTTCATACTTTCTTCGGTAAAGCTGCACATCTTGTTGATAGTACTAACTCTGTTGGTCATTTCCAAAAG gtGTTGACTGCCATTGGTAATTTCTGCATCTGCTCAATTGCAATAGGCATGGTGATTGAGATTATTGTCATGTACCCAATTCAACACAGGAGATACAGAGATGGTATTGATAATCTATTGGTTTTACTTATTGGAGGTATTCCAATTGCTATGCCGACAGTCTTGTCAGTTACCATGGCTATTGGATCACACAGACTTTCGGAACAAGGTGCTATCACTAAGCGTATGACCGCCATTGAGGAAATGGCTGGTATGGATGTTCTCTGCAGTGACAAAACTGGAACTTTGACCCTTAACAAGCTCACTGTTGACAAGAATCTTATTGAGGTTTTCTGCAATGGTGTCGACAAAGATGGTGTTGTTTTGATTGCTGCAATGGCTTCTAGGGTTGAAAACCAGGATGCCATCGATGCTTCCATTGTTGGTATGTTAGGAGACCCAAAAGAAGCTAGAGCTGGAATCACCGAAGTTCATTTCCTACCATTCAACCCAGTCGAAAAGCGTACTGCCATTACCTACATTGATGGCCAAGGAAACTGGCACCGAGCTAGCAAGGGTGCACCTGAACAA ATCATTGATCTCTGCAACCTAAAAGGGGATGCGAGAAACAAAGCACATCAAATCATTGACAAGTTCGCGGAAAGAGGTCTTAGATCTTTGGGTGTCGCAAAACAAACTGTCCCTGAAAAGACAAAGGAAAGTGCAGGAGCTCCCTGGGAATTTGTTGGTCTCTTACCACTTTTCGACCCACCAAGGCACGACAGTGCTGAGACCATCCGCCGTGCTCTCCACCTCGGAGTGAACGTCAAGATGATCACTGGTGACCAACTTGCTATCGGTAAAGAAACCGGTCGACGTCTTGGTATGGGAACCAACATGTACCCATCGTCTTCCCTCCTTGGTCAATCCAAAGACGAGTCTATTGCTTCAATTCCCATTGATGAACTCATTGAGAAAGCCGATGGGTTCGCTGGAGTCTTCCCAg AGCACAAATATGAGATTGTGAAAAAATTACAAGAAAGGAAACACATTTGTGGTATGACTGGAGATGGTGTCAACGATGCACCTGCGTTGAAGAAAGCTGATATCGGAATTGCAGTGGCTGATGCAACTGACGCAGCTCGAGGTGCATCCGACATTGTATTGACAGAACCAGGGTTGAGTGTCATCATCAGTGCGGTGTTGACGAGCAGAGCTATTTTCCAAAGAATGAAAAACTACACAATCTACGCAGTTTCCATCACAATTAGAATTGTCTTGGGTTTCTTGCTAATCGCTTTGATTTGGAAATTTGACTTCTCACCTTTCATGGTTCTGATCATTGCCATTCTCAATGATGGAACTATCATGACTATTTCTAAGGATAGAGTTAAGCCATCTCCACTTCCAGATTCATGGAAACTCAGGGAAATTTTCGCCACTGGAATTGTTCTTGGTACTTACCTCGCCGTCATGACTGTTGTCTTCTTCTGGGTAGCCTCTGACACGGATTTCTTCAGT AAGAAATTAGGTGTACATTCAATTAATGGCAACAAAGAAGAACTCACCATGGCTCTTTACTTACAAGTGAGTATAGTGAGTCAGGCTTTGATTTTTGTCACTCGATCCCGAAGCTGGTCCTTCGTTGAACGACCTGGTTTCCTACTTGTAAGTGCCTTCTTGCTTGCTCAACTTGTTGCTTCTCTTATCGCGGTGTATGCAAACTGGGAGTTCGCCAATGTTAAAGGAATTGGATGGGGATGGGTAGGAGTGATTTGGATCTACAGTATCATCTTTTACTTCCCTCTTGATGTTCTCAAGTTCATCATCAGATACACATTGAGTGGCAAAGCATGGGACAATATGATTGAGAACAGG ACTGCTTTCACAAGTAAGAAAGATTATGGAAGGGGAGAGAGAGAAGCACAATGGGCATTGGCTCAACGCACACTTCATGGCTTACAACCACCAGAGTCCCAAGCTCTGTTCCAAGATAAGAACAGTTACAGAGAGTTGTCTGAGATCGCTGAGCAAGCTAAGAGGCGCGCTGAGGTTGCCAG GCTGAGGGAGCTTCACACATTGAAAGGACACGTTGAATCAGTGGTGAAGCTAAAGGGACTTGACATCGAGACCATTCAACAACACTACACAGTGTAA
- the LOC113321931 gene encoding DNA replication licensing factor MCM5-like produces MSGWDEGGVYYSDQAQFPPGGGGEDADKSLASRHSIQIKFKEFIRSFESEPNVFPYRENLVQNYDTPSKSLLVDMEDLNAFDCQLPSLLRSAPSDYLPLFETAAAEVLSSLKSKVPGETGEIDDPTAAEIQILLTSKEDPVSMRALGAQSISKLIKISGITIAASRTKAKATYVTLLCRNCKNIKKIPCRPGLGGAIVPRSCDHVPQTAGEEPCPIDPWIVVPDKSKYVDQQTVKLQENPEDVPTGELPRNMLLSVDRHLVQTIVPGTRLTIIGIYSIFQAGNSATSQRGAVAVRQPYIRVVGIEDGSDSNSSGKFVFTADEVEEFKKFASEADCYKNICSKVAPSIYGHEDVKKSVACLLFGGSRKELPDGAKLRGDINILLLGDPSTAKSQFLKFVDKTAPIAIYTSGKGSSAAGLTASVIRDNSSREFYLEGGAMVLADNGVVCIDEFDKMRPEDRVAIHEAMEQQTISIAKAGITTVLNSRTAVLAAANPPSGRYDDLKTAQDNIDLQTTILSRFDLIFIVKDVRLYSQDKLIASHVIKLHSTAEAASDDTRTSKEDNWLKRYIQYCKKNCYPRLSESAATVLQNSYIQIRQEMRQQANESGESAAIPITVRQLEAIIRLSEALARMRLSHVATEENVREAIRLFNVSTMDAAKSGINQHINLTPEMASEIKKAETQIKRRMGIGSHISERRLIDELARMGLSDSIVRRALLIMHQREEVEYKRERRVILRKA; encoded by the exons ATGTCTGGTTGGGATGAAGGTGGTGTTTATTACAGTGATCAAGCACAGTTTCCACCAGGTGGAGGaggagaagatgctgataaatcATTAGCAAGTCGTCATTCAATCCAGATCAAGTTTAAAGAATTCATACGAAGTTTTGAATCAGAACCAAATGTTTTCCCATATAGAGAAAACCTCGTTCAAAACTATGATACTCCTTCTAAATCACTACTTGTTGATATGGAAGATCTCAATGCTTTTGATTGTCAACTCCCTTCGTTACTTCGTTCAGCTCCATCAGATTATCTACCTCTG TTTGAAACCGCTGCGGCTGAAGTTCTTTCTAGTTTGAAATCAAAAGTACCCGGAGAAACTGGTGAAATTGATGACCCGACTGCTGCTGAAATTCAGATCTTACTTACCTCTAAGGAGGATCCCGTCTCTATGCGAGCACTTGGG GCTCAGAGTATATCGAAGCTTATCAAGATATCTGGGATTACCATTGCTGCATCGAGAACAAAAGCTAAAGCTACTTATGTCACATTGCTTTGTAGAAATTGCAAGAACATCAAGAAAATTCCTTGCCGTCCTGGGCTTGGTGGAGCTATTGTGCcgcggtcatgtgaccatgtgcCTCAA ACTGCAGGAGAGGAACCATGCCCTATTGATCCTTGGATTGTGGTTCCTGATAAAAGCAAGTATGTTGATCAGCAAACTGTTAAGCTACAAGAGAATCCTGAG GATGTGCCTACTGGAGAGCTTCCAAGAAACATGCTTCTCTCTGTGGATCGTCATCTAGTTCAAACTATTGTACCTGGGACAAGGCTGACCATCATTGGAATTTACAGTATCTTTCAAGCAGGGAATTCAGCAACTAG CCAGAGAGGAGCTGTTGCAGTGAGACAACCTTATATCAGGGTTGTTGGTATAGAGGATGGCAGTGACTCCAATTCTAGCGGGAAATTTGTTTTCACTGCGGATGAG GTGGAAGAATTCAAAAAATTCGCTTCAGAAGCAGATTGTTACAAAAATATATGCTCCAAGGTCGCCCCTTCCATTTATGGCCACGAAGATGTAAAGAAATCCGTGGCCTGTCTTTTGTTTGGAGGTTCTAGGAAG GAGTTGCCTGATGGTGCAAAGTTAAGAGGTGATATCAACATTTTGCTATTGGGGGACCCTTCAACAGCTAAATCGCAG TTTCTCAAGTTTGTTGATAAAACCGCTCCTATAGCCATTTATACATCTGGAAAAGGGTCATCTGCTGCTGGACTTACAGCTTCTGTTATTCGTGATAACAGCTCT CGTGAATTTTATCTAGAAGGAGGAGCCATGGTTTTGGCAGATAATGGAGTTGTCTGCATAGATGAATTTGACAAAATGCGGCCTGAAGACAG AGTTGCTATTCATGAAGCTATGGAGCAGCAAACAATATCCATAGCCAAAGCTGGAATAACAACAGTACTCAACTCTAGGACTGCTGTGCTGGCAGCTGCTAATCCCCCGTCAGGACGTTATGATGATCTTAAG ACAGCACAGGATAACATTGATTTGCAGACAACAATTCTTTCCCGATTTGATCTAATCTTCATTGTGAAGGATGTTAGGCTGTACAGTCAGGATAAG CTTATAGCTAGCCATGTTATCAAGCTTCATTCCACTGCTGAAGCAGCCTCCGACGACACTAGAACCTCGAAGGAAGATAACTGGTTAAAAAG GTACATTCAGTATTGCAAAAAAAACTGCTACCCTCGGCTTTCAGAATCTGCAGCCACTGTGTTGCAGAACAGCTATATTCAAATTAGACAG GAAATGAGGCAGCAGGCAAATGAATCGGGTGAATCGGCTGCCATACCAATTACTGTAAGGCAGCTTGAAGCTATAATAAGGTTAAGCGAGGCACTCGCTAGGATGAGACT CTCCCATGTTGCAACCGAGGAAAACGTAAGAGAGGCAATCAGACTCTTTAACGTTTCCACGATGGATGCTGCCAAATCGGGAATTAATCAACATATTAATCTGACTCCTGAGATGGCAAGCGAAATAAAG AAAGCTGAGACACAGATAAAGAGAAGAATGGGAATTGGAAGCCACATATCAGAGAGGCGTCTTATTGACGAGCTTGCTAGAATGGGACTGAGTGATTCCATT GTGAGAAGAGCTCTGTTGATTATGCACCAGAGAGAGGAAGTTGAATACAAGAGAGAAAGACGTGTTATTCTCCGTAAAGCTTGA